One Spinacia oleracea cultivar Varoflay chromosome 4, BTI_SOV_V1, whole genome shotgun sequence DNA segment encodes these proteins:
- the LOC110779576 gene encoding uncharacterized protein: protein MDAQSGYITNQQGGQAPPVMVINQQAAGGGHHYRSPSGHVGPVIGVLAVITVLGIVAGLVGRLCGGRSVMGYGPRFDVEAWLEAKCSSCLDGNVVPHRHPYPDHPHMHMNTHMVMESVPASVPGGGGGGGGDIGWRPETASMRPHPHPQPQPLQRPHPHQLQQSHLNPELLMRPLPAQPAPVANRSANDGSGNAGRPEAEMRAVREQKQPHQRPVDDGGEDEDEDEDDLSDFSEHSEEDLHHRHHHQEQQKPHQPH, encoded by the coding sequence ATGGATGCGCAATCCGGGTATATAACAAATCAGCAGGGCGGACAGGCGCCGCCGGTGATGGTGATAAACCAGCAAGCGGCGGGAGGAGGGCATCATTACCGTTCACCGAGCGGTCATGTGGGCCCAGTAATAGGAGTATTGGCGGTGATAACGGTGTTGGGTATCGTCGCCGGATTAGTTGGCAGATTGTGTGGTGGAAGGTCGGTAATGGGGTACGGCCCCCGTTTCGATGTCGAAGCATGGCTCGAGGCGAAGTGTTCTTCTTGTCTTGACGGTAatgttgttcctcatcgtcatCCTTATCCTGATCATCCGCATATGCATATGAATACACATATGGTCATGGAAAGTGTACCGGCTTCTGTTCccggtggcggtggcggtggcggtggtGATATTGGATGGAGGCCTGAGACCGCTTCAATGCGGCCACATCCACACCCGCAACCGCAACCGCTCCAGCGGCCTCATCCGCACCAACTCCAGCAGTCGCACCTTAACCCAGAGCTGCTAATGCGGCCGCTCCCGGCTCAACCGGCTCCGGTGGCTAATAGGAGTGCTAATGATGGTTCAGGTAATGCTGGCCGCCCTGAGGCTGAGATGAGGGCCGTTAGGGAGCAGAAACAGCCGCATCAGCGGCCGGTAGACGACGGAGGCgaggatgaagatgaagatgaggaTGATTTGAGTGACTTTTCGGAGCATTCCGAAGAGGATTTGCatcaccgccaccaccaccaagaACAACAAAAGCCTCATCAACCGCATTGA